One region of Camelina sativa cultivar DH55 chromosome 6, Cs, whole genome shotgun sequence genomic DNA includes:
- the LOC104793041 gene encoding uncharacterized protein At5g39865-like, whose amino-acid sequence MGSSASKTTSSSTSALNSSPETKLNSEVSSSSVAKAFTFPMPSIHHPPAKKGDTHHFVSLTSTTYGSLLLDRASERQTLPHLSVSGKSSNKKTPETEESRESLSPDSVINTWELMNGLDDLEDSDTRKRSSAEKFDSFSKPIENRDVGSDGSALKLDESYEFLRIEEDDEDWRLLPLKPKQPLWKHMSEESFLSDLDPNIISSYKKALSSKQLGKTSSARSFSCCHSNQSTLPESVSSSPLSSQTLEDQEKPSFLETEDNKNKIVLYFTSLRGIRKTYEDCCCVRTILRGFQVAVEERDISMDSKYRKELQIALGEEKPVCLPQVFIRDIRIGGIEEIKKLNDGGELGEMLKGFPACETVGACDCCGDARFVPCTNCGGSTKVFEEHEDGFKRCEGCNENGLIRCNKCCL is encoded by the coding sequence ATGGGTTCCTCTGCTTCTaaaacaacttcttcttcaacttcggCTTTGAATTCATCTCCGGAGACGAAACTCAACTCCGAAGTCTCCTCTTCTTCCGTCGCTAAAGCTTTCACGTTTCCGATGCCGTCGATTCATCATCCACCGGCTAAAAAAGGCGATACGCACCACTTCGTCTCCCTTACGTCCACCACTTACGGTTCTCTTCTCCTCGACCGAGCTTCCGAAAGACAAACATTGCCTCATCTCTCTGTTTCCGGGAAGAGTAGTAACAAGAAGACGCCTGAAACAGAGGAGTCACGCGAATCATTATCTCCTGACTCAGTGATCAACACATGGGAGCTCATGAACGGCCTCGATGATTTGGAGGATTCTGATACAAGAAAGCGTAGTTCCGCCGaaaagtttgattctttttctaAACCCATCGAGAATCGAGACGTTGGTAGTGATGGTTCTGCTTTGAAATTGGACGAATCTTACGAATTCTTAAGAATCGAAGAGGACGATGAAGATTGGAGATTACTGCCTTTGAAGCCTAAGCAACCTCTGTGGAAACATATGTCTGAAGAATCATTTCTCTCTGACTTAGATCCTAATATCATCTCATCTTACAAGAAAGCATTGTCTTCTAAGCAACTAGGCAAAACCAGTAGCGCGAGATCCTTCTCTTGCTGCCACTCAAATCAGTCGACTCTACCAGAATCTGTATCTTCGAGTCCGCTTAGTTCTCAGACTTTGGAAGACCAAGAGAAACCAAGCTTCCTTGAGACAGaagacaacaagaacaagatagTATTGTACTTCACTAGCCTCAGAGGAATTCGAAAGACTTATGAGGATTGCTGTTGCGTCAGAACGATACTGAGAGGGTTTCAGGTTGCTGTAGAGGAACGAGACATCTCAATGGACTCCAAATACAGGAAAGAGCTTCAGATCGCACTTGGGGAAGAGAAACCGGTTTGTTTACCTCAGGTGTTCATAAGAGATATCCGCATTGGTGGGATTGAGGAGATCAAGAAACTCAACGATGGAGGCGAATTAGGAGAAATGTTAAAAGGCTTTCCAGCTTGTGAAACCGTGGGAGCTTGTGATTGCTGCGGAGATGCAAGGTTTGTGCCGTGTACTAATTGTGGCGGTAGTACTAAAGTGTTTGAGGAACATGAAGATGGGTTTAAGAGATGCGAGGGATGCAATGAGAATGGATTGATACGTTGTAACAAGTGTTGTCTTTAG